From a single Gimesia fumaroli genomic region:
- a CDS encoding SDR family NAD(P)-dependent oxidoreductase yields the protein MNENNVALITGSATGVGRACALRFAEEGFDIVVNYSRSKEEALETKSLVEAEGVNALLIQCDVSNDGAVKQMIGQVESEWGRLDVLVNNAGTTEFIEHKDLDSLSEEIWDRLLGVNLKGPFFCIRAAAHLLRESEFGSVVNVSSTAGIDGRGSSVAYCASKGGLNTITKSLARALGPEIRVNSVCPGPIDSRWLKRVMTDEQLAEMTADYPIPRPSLPDDIADTVLYLSLGTTLTTGQLLVVDGGRTM from the coding sequence ATGAATGAAAATAATGTTGCCTTGATTACCGGATCAGCGACAGGTGTGGGGCGTGCTTGTGCCCTGCGGTTTGCAGAAGAAGGCTTTGACATTGTGGTGAATTATTCCCGCAGTAAAGAGGAAGCCCTCGAAACGAAATCGCTGGTTGAAGCGGAAGGTGTGAATGCATTACTCATTCAATGTGATGTGAGCAATGACGGTGCCGTGAAACAGATGATCGGCCAAGTGGAATCCGAGTGGGGGCGGCTGGATGTGCTGGTGAATAATGCGGGCACAACCGAGTTTATCGAACACAAAGATCTGGATTCGCTGAGCGAAGAGATCTGGGATCGCCTGCTGGGCGTGAATCTGAAAGGCCCCTTTTTCTGTATTCGCGCCGCCGCCCATTTATTGCGCGAGAGCGAATTCGGCTCGGTGGTAAATGTCAGTTCGACGGCCGGCATTGATGGTCGCGGTTCCAGCGTTGCCTATTGCGCCAGTAAAGGGGGCCTGAATACGATTACGAAATCCCTGGCCCGTGCACTGGGGCCCGAAATTCGCGTGAATTCAGTCTGCCCCGGCCCGATCGACAGCCGCTGGCTCAAACGTGTGATGACCGACGAACAACTGGCAGAGATGACCGCCGACTATCCGATCCCCCGCCCTTCCCTGCCCGATGATATCGCCGATACAGTGCTCTATCTTTCATTGGGAACGACACTCACCACCGGGCAACTGCTGGTCGTCGACGGCGGACGAACGATGTGA
- a CDS encoding outer membrane protein assembly factor BamB family protein encodes MLSMRKQAVLLGLVVYGFSFLSEISQLQAEDWPQFRGPNCAGVSTAKNSLPVEFDDQKNVIWSAKLGDGIGCPVVAAGRVFTSGMVGKDKVALYAFDAETGKKLWERVWKTGDLLEIHKTNSFAATTPAADDERVYFYFSTLGMLAVDAETGADVWEQKLPVPYFVFKWGAGMSPTLYKDLVLFCQDDDLEPAFYAFNKKTGKIVWKDDRSDQAVNYSHPVICETNQGDEIVVAGTGKLIGYDPKTGKRLWTAQTLLRNIKTTPVSRDGIIYVALQSGGIANQWLASIDRWETGNSDGKVTKDEIQAFVGKTKVPEAFYKKTFDRGDLNKDGALEGKELDIAFLPPGNEAGAKFGEEPAQQFVLAVKGGGRGDVTKTHLLWKHPTKHTDHIVSPLVTADRMFLVKGGGISTCFEVEKGKKIWGPKRIQNESEYFASPIYGDGKIYVAGENGKIVVLEDGPEQKILAKNDMGDSILGTPAIADGRIFIRTRGKLICVGEK; translated from the coding sequence ATGCTTTCGATGCGGAAACAGGCGGTTTTACTGGGTTTAGTCGTTTATGGTTTTAGTTTCCTGTCTGAGATCTCTCAGCTGCAGGCAGAAGACTGGCCTCAGTTCCGCGGGCCGAATTGTGCCGGCGTTTCGACCGCAAAGAATTCATTACCGGTCGAATTCGATGATCAGAAAAATGTGATCTGGTCTGCCAAATTGGGCGATGGCATTGGCTGCCCGGTGGTGGCCGCCGGTCGCGTGTTTACTTCCGGCATGGTTGGCAAGGACAAAGTGGCGTTGTATGCTTTTGACGCAGAGACCGGAAAAAAACTCTGGGAGCGTGTCTGGAAGACCGGCGATCTTTTAGAGATTCATAAAACCAACAGCTTCGCTGCTACGACCCCGGCGGCGGACGACGAGCGAGTTTATTTTTACTTTAGTACGCTGGGCATGTTGGCAGTCGATGCCGAAACGGGAGCCGACGTCTGGGAGCAGAAACTGCCGGTCCCCTACTTTGTGTTCAAATGGGGCGCGGGCATGTCGCCGACCCTTTATAAGGATCTGGTTCTGTTCTGTCAGGACGATGATCTGGAGCCCGCCTTTTATGCGTTTAATAAAAAGACTGGGAAGATTGTCTGGAAAGACGACCGCAGCGATCAGGCAGTGAACTATTCGCATCCCGTAATCTGTGAAACCAATCAGGGAGATGAAATTGTGGTCGCCGGAACCGGAAAGCTGATCGGCTACGATCCGAAGACGGGGAAACGATTGTGGACCGCGCAGACTCTGTTGCGGAACATTAAAACGACCCCCGTGAGTCGCGACGGCATTATCTATGTCGCACTGCAGAGTGGTGGGATTGCCAATCAATGGCTGGCTTCCATCGACCGCTGGGAGACCGGCAACAGTGACGGCAAAGTCACCAAAGACGAAATTCAGGCGTTTGTCGGGAAAACAAAAGTGCCGGAAGCCTTCTACAAAAAGACCTTTGATCGCGGCGATCTGAATAAGGATGGGGCGCTCGAAGGCAAAGAACTCGATATCGCCTTTCTGCCGCCCGGTAACGAAGCGGGGGCGAAGTTTGGTGAAGAGCCCGCCCAGCAGTTTGTTCTGGCCGTCAAAGGGGGAGGTCGCGGCGATGTGACGAAAACACATCTGCTCTGGAAGCATCCCACCAAACACACCGATCATATTGTCTCGCCCCTGGTGACCGCAGATCGCATGTTCCTGGTCAAAGGGGGCGGCATCTCGACCTGTTTTGAAGTTGAGAAAGGGAAAAAAATCTGGGGACCCAAACGAATTCAGAACGAGAGTGAATACTTCGCCTCTCCCATTTATGGCGATGGCAAAATTTATGTCGCCGGCGAGAACGGCAAGATCGTGGTTCTGGAAGACGGCCCCGAGCAGAAGATCCTCGCCAAAAACGATATGGGCGATTCGATTCTGGGCACGCCCGCGATCGCCGACGGCCGGATTTTTATCCGCACCCGCGGCAAGTTGATTTGTGTGGGTGAGAAATAG
- the rbsK gene encoding ribokinase, with product MSETRQAKIAVLGSINMDLMIRSAKLPLPGETVIADSKVENPGGKGANQAVAAARMGADVTMIGCVGDDSFAEQLLANLNAECVDTSHVSQLKQTTSGVAVVMVETSGENAILVVPGANGLVGSAELEQARRVICESDVLLMQLEVPVETVIAAAAIAREAGVPVILDPAPAPATVPAGLLNVDLICPNQSEAAALLNRPADSLQEAAARVSELTTLGPRQAIITLAEQGAVVFDGERVEQIPPFEINAVDSTAAGDAFAAGLAVRLAEGATLFDSARFASAAGALAASGAGAQTAMPTREQILTLLQQR from the coding sequence ATGAGTGAAACGCGACAGGCGAAGATCGCCGTGCTGGGTTCAATCAATATGGATCTGATGATCCGTTCGGCCAAACTGCCGTTGCCCGGCGAAACGGTGATTGCGGATTCAAAAGTCGAAAACCCGGGCGGTAAAGGCGCCAATCAGGCAGTCGCTGCAGCCCGGATGGGCGCGGACGTGACGATGATCGGCTGTGTGGGAGATGACAGTTTTGCGGAGCAACTGCTGGCGAACCTGAACGCGGAATGCGTCGATACATCACACGTTTCACAGCTGAAGCAGACGACCAGCGGCGTGGCTGTCGTCATGGTGGAGACGAGCGGCGAGAACGCGATTCTGGTGGTTCCTGGTGCCAATGGATTAGTGGGAAGTGCTGAACTGGAACAGGCGCGGCGTGTGATCTGTGAGAGCGACGTGTTGTTGATGCAGCTGGAAGTGCCGGTGGAGACGGTGATCGCAGCAGCGGCAATCGCGCGGGAGGCGGGAGTGCCTGTGATTCTGGATCCGGCCCCTGCACCGGCAACGGTTCCCGCGGGGTTACTCAATGTGGATCTGATCTGCCCGAATCAGTCCGAGGCGGCTGCGTTGTTGAACCGGCCCGCTGATTCGCTTCAGGAAGCCGCGGCACGGGTATCGGAACTGACAACGCTGGGACCGCGGCAGGCGATTATCACACTGGCGGAACAGGGCGCCGTGGTGTTTGATGGAGAACGGGTCGAACAGATTCCGCCGTTTGAAATCAATGCCGTCGATTCCACGGCAGCCGGCGATGCGTTTGCCGCGGGTCTGGCGGTGCGGCTGGCAGAAGGGGCGACATTGTTCGACTCAGCCCGGTTTGCCTCTGCCGCGGGAGCGTTGGCGGCTTCGGGGGCGGGCGCACAAACTGCGATGCCGACGCGCGAACAAATTTTAACACTTTTACAACAACGATAA
- a CDS encoding mandelate racemase/muconate lactonizing enzyme family protein → MKITAIQTYPVRIPLKPERRMISALGKHDVSHYLVLRVETDAGIEGAGEATVLCRWSGETVWGAQAIVDHVFTPLLLGHDPCDIDGINQILDRTAQGNWFAKSAIEMACWDIKGKEARQPVYELLGGAARSRSIKCRFSMGAYSLERAERRTKELVAAGFTTIKVKVGTNPDEDVARVKIVRETMGPDLELTIDANAGWDARTAIAAMARMQEYNVALFEQPTPRGDFAALAEVRRAIEPEVMADDICFDLADAKECIRNEACDVINVYPGKNGGISKTAAIVKYAGEHGIPCSIGSNLELDIASAAMCHSVVACPNMNIEQYPGDILGPEYHEISVVKNPLVIDGPVITVPDTPGLGIEVDWGIVEANATS, encoded by the coding sequence ATGAAGATTACCGCGATTCAAACCTATCCCGTGCGAATTCCTCTCAAGCCGGAACGTCGGATGATCTCGGCTTTGGGGAAGCATGATGTCTCCCACTATCTGGTGTTACGTGTGGAGACCGATGCCGGCATCGAAGGAGCCGGTGAAGCGACGGTCCTCTGTCGCTGGAGTGGAGAAACGGTCTGGGGCGCGCAGGCAATTGTAGATCATGTTTTCACTCCCCTCTTGCTCGGGCATGATCCGTGTGATATTGACGGGATCAATCAGATTCTCGATCGAACCGCACAAGGCAACTGGTTTGCCAAGTCGGCGATTGAGATGGCCTGCTGGGACATTAAAGGCAAAGAGGCTCGCCAGCCGGTTTATGAACTGTTAGGTGGAGCCGCCCGCAGTCGTTCGATTAAGTGCCGGTTTTCGATGGGTGCCTATTCGCTGGAACGGGCCGAACGTAGAACGAAAGAACTGGTGGCCGCCGGCTTCACGACCATCAAAGTCAAAGTTGGAACCAATCCGGATGAAGACGTCGCGCGGGTCAAAATCGTGCGCGAAACAATGGGACCTGATTTAGAACTGACCATTGATGCGAATGCCGGCTGGGATGCGCGGACTGCGATTGCCGCGATGGCGCGGATGCAGGAATATAACGTGGCGCTGTTCGAGCAGCCCACGCCCCGCGGGGACTTTGCGGCGCTGGCCGAAGTGCGGCGGGCGATTGAACCGGAAGTGATGGCCGATGATATCTGTTTTGATCTGGCGGATGCGAAAGAGTGTATTCGCAACGAGGCCTGTGATGTGATCAACGTCTATCCCGGCAAAAACGGCGGCATCAGCAAGACGGCAGCGATTGTCAAATACGCGGGTGAACATGGTATCCCCTGCAGCATCGGCTCCAATCTGGAGCTGGATATCGCATCGGCGGCCATGTGTCATTCCGTCGTCGCCTGCCCGAACATGAATATCGAACAGTACCCCGGTGATATCCTTGGCCCCGAATACCATGAAATTTCCGTCGTCAAAAATCCGCTGGTGATTGATGGCCCTGTGATCACAGTCCCGGACACGCCGGGCCTGGGGATTGAAGTCGACTGGGGTATTGTCGAAGCGAATGCGACCAGTTAA
- a CDS encoding nucleoside hydrolase, producing MKQQTQTLTFLMLGALALLFCDNSLAAEPERPVPLIFDTDIGNDVDDVLALGMIHALEDRGDCKLLAVTITKDNPLAASFTDAVNTFYGKGNIPIGICKSGVTPQTGKFNVLAEKMDNGKLRYPHDLKDPRQIPSAVSVLRKALAGAKDHSVVIAQVGFSTNLADLLKSPADEICPLTGQELVKQKVKLLSVMAGAFEKIPHKGKLVDHREYNVVKDIPAAKKLANDWPTPIVWSGFEIGLSVPYPHESIEEDYNYTPHHPLAEAYILYNPPPHDRPTWDLTSVLYAVYPHRGYFDLSEVGTVTVEDDGLTTYKKSDQGRHQYLKLNDLQRARLIEALVQLSSQPPQK from the coding sequence ATGAAACAACAAACTCAGACGCTCACCTTTCTCATGCTCGGTGCGTTGGCCCTGCTGTTCTGTGACAACAGCTTGGCCGCGGAGCCGGAACGACCCGTGCCACTGATTTTTGATACGGATATCGGGAACGATGTGGACGATGTGCTCGCGCTGGGCATGATTCACGCGCTCGAAGACCGCGGGGACTGTAAACTGCTGGCGGTCACGATTACCAAAGACAACCCGCTGGCCGCTTCCTTTACGGATGCCGTGAATACGTTTTACGGGAAAGGAAACATTCCGATCGGCATCTGTAAGAGTGGCGTGACGCCCCAAACAGGTAAGTTCAATGTGCTGGCGGAAAAGATGGACAACGGCAAGCTGCGGTATCCGCATGATCTGAAGGACCCCAGGCAGATTCCCTCGGCGGTCTCCGTGTTGCGTAAAGCGCTGGCGGGCGCGAAAGATCATTCGGTCGTCATCGCGCAGGTTGGGTTCTCGACGAATCTGGCGGATCTGCTTAAGTCACCCGCAGATGAGATCTGTCCGCTGACGGGGCAAGAACTGGTGAAGCAGAAAGTCAAACTGCTGTCGGTCATGGCAGGCGCGTTTGAGAAAATTCCCCATAAGGGCAAGCTGGTCGATCACCGTGAGTACAATGTGGTGAAAGATATTCCGGCGGCGAAGAAACTGGCTAACGACTGGCCGACGCCAATCGTCTGGAGCGGGTTTGAAATCGGGCTGTCGGTCCCCTACCCGCACGAGAGCATCGAAGAGGATTATAACTACACGCCGCATCATCCGCTGGCAGAAGCGTATATTTTGTACAATCCCCCGCCTCATGATCGACCGACCTGGGACCTGACGAGCGTGTTGTACGCGGTCTATCCGCACCGGGGTTATTTCGATCTCTCTGAAGTCGGTACCGTGACCGTAGAGGACGACGGCCTGACGACCTATAAGAAAAGCGACCAGGGCCGGCACCAGTATCTGAAACTAAATGATCTGCAGCGGGCCCGTCTGATTGAAGCACTCGTGCAGCTTTCCAGTCAGCCTCCTCAGAAATAG
- a CDS encoding FG-GAP-like repeat-containing protein, whose protein sequence is MMRFILIASLCFTTISFAAENTPNFKPQTIDDTVEIGYGTAIGDVDGDGKPDILLADKKEFVWYQNPTWKRHVIAENLTERDNVCIAARDINGDGKVEIAVGAQWNPGDTLNSGAVFYLEPPADRTQLWNPIQLPNQPVIHRMRWVKLAKDRFALVVSPLHGKGNKKGEGAGVKLIAYEKPANPNDQWKQTVIEDTLHVTHNLDPAQWNPNTEAEEILYAGREGAMLLSFDQGKWSKEPFPVIEGSGEIRMGLLAPTSQFIATIEPLHGDKLVLYQADYRNEDTKTRPLSIISRQILDDNIKAGHAVATANLFGNGREEIVAGWRTPNKDQKVGVKIYWATDESGKNWKSAWIDENGMACEDIRLGDLNGDGKIDVVAAGRNSHNLKVYWNQSK, encoded by the coding sequence ATGATGCGCTTCATTCTAATCGCCAGCCTGTGCTTCACTACGATTTCATTCGCCGCGGAGAATACTCCTAACTTCAAACCGCAGACCATCGATGACACGGTCGAAATCGGATACGGCACCGCTATCGGTGATGTCGACGGCGATGGCAAGCCCGATATTCTGCTCGCCGACAAAAAAGAATTCGTCTGGTATCAAAACCCGACCTGGAAACGGCACGTGATCGCCGAGAACCTGACCGAGCGGGACAATGTCTGCATCGCCGCCCGCGATATTAACGGCGACGGCAAAGTCGAAATCGCCGTGGGTGCGCAATGGAATCCGGGCGATACGCTCAACTCCGGCGCAGTGTTTTACCTGGAACCGCCGGCTGACCGGACACAACTCTGGAACCCGATCCAGCTCCCTAACCAGCCGGTCATTCATCGCATGCGGTGGGTCAAGCTGGCGAAAGACCGTTTTGCTCTCGTCGTCTCTCCACTGCACGGTAAGGGAAATAAAAAAGGCGAAGGGGCCGGCGTCAAACTGATCGCTTACGAAAAACCAGCCAACCCGAACGACCAGTGGAAACAGACCGTCATCGAAGACACACTGCACGTCACACACAATCTCGACCCGGCGCAATGGAATCCGAATACGGAAGCCGAAGAGATTCTCTACGCGGGCCGTGAAGGCGCCATGCTGCTCTCCTTTGATCAGGGAAAATGGAGCAAAGAACCATTCCCTGTCATCGAAGGCAGCGGCGAAATCCGCATGGGGTTGCTGGCCCCCACCAGCCAGTTCATCGCCACCATTGAACCTCTGCACGGCGATAAGCTGGTTTTATATCAGGCCGATTATCGCAATGAAGATACGAAAACCAGGCCGCTCTCCATTATCAGTCGCCAGATTCTCGACGACAACATCAAAGCCGGCCATGCCGTTGCGACCGCCAATCTGTTTGGTAACGGACGAGAGGAAATTGTCGCTGGCTGGCGAACTCCCAACAAAGACCAGAAGGTCGGCGTCAAAATTTACTGGGCAACCGATGAATCTGGCAAGAACTGGAAGTCAGCCTGGATCGACGAGAACGGCATGGCCTGCGAAGACATTCGCCTGGGCGACCTGAACGGAGACGGCAAAATCGATGTTGTCGCCGCCGGTCGCAATTCGCACAACCTGAAAGTTTACTGGAACCAGTCCAAGTAG
- a CDS encoding sugar ABC transporter substrate-binding protein — MYEFRRTLIPCGLLLLCAAIMGCDSQTEQSQKTSDAKPESKKPKIALIMKSLANDFFSTMAKGAETHQQAHSDDYELVVNGIKDERDLSRQVALVEEMVANGVDAIVIAPADSKALVPALRRAREAGVVVINIDNKLDEEILATEKIEIPFVGPDNKAGAKKVGDYLASKLKAGDEVIVLEGIRTSFNGTQRRLGFEEAMKAADIKIADSQSAQWEMSMANTLALSMLSEHPNVKAILAANDSMALGALAAVKNNGKAGEVAVVGFDNIAAVQQAIKEGQILATADQHGDQLAVFGIEYALNLLKDPNAKLEDRETPVDLVTAEDLK, encoded by the coding sequence ATGTATGAATTCAGGAGAACATTAATCCCTTGTGGGTTGTTGCTGCTGTGTGCCGCGATCATGGGCTGTGATTCGCAGACGGAGCAGTCACAAAAGACAAGCGATGCGAAACCGGAAAGCAAAAAACCGAAGATCGCGTTGATTATGAAATCGCTGGCGAACGATTTCTTCTCGACGATGGCCAAAGGAGCCGAGACGCATCAGCAGGCACACAGCGACGATTACGAACTGGTGGTCAACGGCATCAAGGATGAACGGGACTTGAGCCGTCAGGTGGCGCTGGTGGAAGAGATGGTGGCCAATGGCGTCGATGCGATTGTGATTGCACCCGCCGATTCGAAAGCGCTGGTGCCGGCGCTCCGGCGGGCACGCGAAGCGGGTGTGGTCGTGATTAATATCGATAATAAACTGGATGAAGAGATTCTGGCGACGGAGAAAATTGAGATCCCGTTTGTCGGTCCCGATAACAAAGCGGGTGCGAAAAAGGTAGGCGACTATCTGGCGTCGAAGTTGAAAGCCGGCGATGAAGTGATCGTGCTGGAAGGGATTCGGACTTCGTTTAACGGCACACAACGAAGGCTCGGCTTCGAAGAAGCGATGAAAGCAGCCGATATCAAGATTGCCGACAGTCAGTCGGCCCAGTGGGAGATGAGCATGGCGAACACGCTGGCGCTGTCGATGCTCAGCGAACATCCCAACGTGAAAGCGATCCTGGCGGCGAACGACAGCATGGCGCTGGGGGCGCTCGCGGCGGTCAAGAATAATGGCAAAGCGGGGGAAGTCGCGGTGGTCGGTTTTGATAATATCGCCGCCGTGCAGCAGGCGATTAAAGAGGGACAGATCCTGGCGACCGCCGACCAGCACGGCGACCAGCTGGCGGTGTTCGGCATTGAATACGCGCTGAATCTGCTCAAAGATCCCAACGCGAAACTGGAAGATCGGGAAACGCCCGTCGATCTGGTGACGGCTGAGGATCTGAAATGA
- a CDS encoding DUF1501 domain-containing protein: MFSILNQPQRFSQGMSRREILTTGGAGLLGLSLPQLMQAEQQQNVDPFAGGRAKSVIFLFLFGGPSQLETFDMKPEAPSEIRGPFQPIACRTPGLLISEHLPHLANISDKFSVVRSMTHTFNDHSGGGHYIQTGKRWHVPVGGGFDATPKDWPSMGSVVEYLTQQAPGGLERDLPNYSVLPNRLGRLQAGGRYMRPGEYAGWLGRAYNPLPTTVDSRDSTDNPYWRDCTDEELSFEIEGLAPEVPLSTIKRRIDLLKHFDHMKRNFDKEDSMVFDRFRQRALALLTSDNTRNALDIKDEPEPLRDQYGRHLFGQSCLMARRLVEAGVRFVTVHYDCVDGYSWDSHRNSDDVKNNLLPTLDQGCAALLADLDQRGMLDDTLVVALGEMGRTPKPNKTWGRGHWSQLFPALIAGAGVQGGTTYGKSDRQATKPTEHPVSPEDLAATIYWALGIDPGLMLPDSLDRPIPINDGGQPLKQLFG, encoded by the coding sequence ATGTTCTCGATTCTGAATCAGCCACAGCGATTTTCACAGGGCATGTCACGCCGCGAGATTCTGACTACGGGTGGTGCCGGCCTCTTAGGGCTTTCACTCCCTCAACTGATGCAGGCAGAACAGCAGCAGAACGTCGATCCCTTTGCAGGGGGACGCGCCAAGTCGGTCATCTTCCTGTTTCTGTTTGGCGGCCCGAGTCAACTCGAAACCTTCGATATGAAACCGGAAGCGCCCAGTGAAATCCGCGGGCCCTTTCAACCAATCGCCTGTCGCACGCCCGGGCTCTTAATCAGCGAACATCTGCCGCACCTCGCGAATATCTCTGATAAATTTTCCGTCGTCCGCAGCATGACACACACCTTTAACGATCACAGTGGCGGCGGCCATTATATTCAAACCGGAAAACGCTGGCACGTTCCCGTCGGCGGCGGCTTCGATGCGACTCCCAAAGACTGGCCTTCCATGGGTTCGGTCGTTGAGTATTTAACACAGCAAGCACCTGGCGGACTGGAACGCGATCTGCCGAACTACTCGGTACTTCCCAATCGTTTGGGACGTCTTCAGGCCGGCGGTCGCTACATGCGTCCGGGTGAATACGCAGGCTGGCTGGGACGGGCTTACAATCCGCTGCCGACCACCGTAGACAGTCGCGATTCCACCGACAACCCCTACTGGCGCGACTGCACCGATGAAGAACTCAGTTTCGAAATTGAAGGGCTCGCGCCGGAAGTACCGCTCTCCACGATCAAACGGCGGATTGATCTACTCAAACACTTCGATCACATGAAGCGCAACTTCGACAAAGAAGATTCGATGGTTTTCGATCGCTTCCGCCAGCGTGCGTTAGCTCTCTTGACTTCCGACAACACCCGCAACGCCCTCGATATCAAAGACGAACCGGAACCACTCCGCGATCAATATGGACGGCACCTGTTTGGTCAGTCCTGCCTGATGGCCCGTCGTCTGGTCGAAGCAGGTGTCCGATTCGTCACCGTGCATTACGACTGCGTCGACGGCTACAGCTGGGACTCACACCGCAACAGTGATGACGTCAAAAATAATCTGCTGCCCACGCTCGATCAGGGATGCGCGGCCTTGCTGGCGGATCTCGATCAACGGGGTATGCTGGACGACACACTCGTTGTCGCACTGGGCGAAATGGGACGCACCCCCAAACCAAACAAGACCTGGGGACGCGGCCACTGGAGCCAACTCTTCCCGGCTCTGATTGCCGGCGCCGGCGTTCAAGGGGGGACGACCTACGGAAAGTCCGATCGTCAGGCCACCAAACCGACAGAGCATCCCGTCAGCCCGGAAGACCTGGCCGCCACTATCTACTGGGCACTGGGCATCGACCCCGGTCTGATGCTGCCCGACTCGCTGGATCGCCCGATCCCCATCAACGACGGCGGCCAGCCACTCAAGCAGTTGTTTGGCTGA
- a CDS encoding LacI family DNA-binding transcriptional regulator: protein MSKSRTKAITLKEVAEAAGVSVSTASRALSGKAEAYRISRATEQSVQAAAKRLQFSPSLLAKSLRSQRTRLLGVVLPNVANPFFAAIAREITLAAEENQFSVLLADSQENSETEVHLVEQLQARQIEGLVVCPVGIAHRHLSKLAKQKLPLVLVDRGFDHKDLVTVTSDHRGGAREATTLLLESGHQKIGILQGLPDTLPNTERLVGVRDAFAEHGLPFDPTLIAGKHFDEVSGYQAAYKLLSDHSEITALFAFSNQNALGALRAAAELGRTVPEDLSLIAFDDHPFAAYLAAPMTSVCQDVTQLGRLAARLLIEQIKTGQPPKQKQHPIPVQLINRSSIKNIG from the coding sequence ATGAGCAAGTCCAGGACGAAAGCGATTACGTTGAAAGAGGTGGCCGAAGCCGCTGGGGTGAGCGTGTCGACCGCGTCCCGGGCACTATCGGGGAAAGCGGAAGCGTATCGCATCAGTCGGGCGACCGAACAATCGGTACAGGCGGCGGCAAAGCGCTTGCAGTTTTCACCCAGTCTGCTGGCGAAGTCGCTGCGCTCGCAGCGCACCAGACTTTTAGGCGTGGTGCTGCCGAACGTGGCGAACCCCTTCTTTGCGGCGATCGCCCGCGAGATCACACTGGCGGCCGAAGAGAATCAGTTTTCGGTGCTGCTGGCGGACAGTCAGGAAAACAGCGAGACCGAGGTCCATCTGGTCGAACAGCTGCAGGCCCGGCAGATTGAAGGGCTCGTCGTCTGTCCGGTCGGGATTGCCCATCGGCATCTGAGCAAACTTGCAAAACAGAAACTACCCCTCGTGCTGGTCGACCGGGGCTTTGATCATAAAGATCTCGTGACGGTGACGTCCGATCACCGGGGCGGCGCACGAGAAGCAACGACGTTGCTATTGGAATCGGGGCATCAGAAGATCGGCATTCTGCAGGGGCTGCCGGATACGTTGCCCAACACCGAACGTCTGGTTGGCGTGCGTGACGCATTCGCAGAGCATGGTCTCCCCTTTGATCCGACATTGATTGCCGGAAAACATTTCGATGAAGTGTCCGGCTATCAGGCCGCTTATAAACTGCTGTCTGATCATTCCGAGATCACCGCACTGTTTGCCTTCAGTAATCAGAATGCATTGGGTGCGTTACGGGCGGCGGCGGAACTGGGGCGCACGGTTCCCGAAGATCTGTCGCTGATCGCGTTCGACGATCACCCCTTTGCCGCATATCTGGCAGCACCGATGACGTCGGTCTGTCAGGATGTGACTCAACTGGGACGCCTCGCGGCCCGGCTGCTGATCGAACAAATCAAAACGGGTCAACCTCCGAAACAGAAACAACATCCAATTCCGGTCCAGCTTATCAATCGCAGTTCAATCAAGAACATCGGATGA